From Procambarus clarkii isolate CNS0578487 chromosome 65, FALCON_Pclarkii_2.0, whole genome shotgun sequence, one genomic window encodes:
- the LOC123770978 gene encoding uncharacterized protein: MTNKKVACKRKGNFLNDKTEKSVAMETEAQQPPPNTDGSEDSGFSFRLDDSITNKDKSCIIENDIIILLDENIIIFDDIALYYDIFPENGEHSDMRDNNTMINLEFQVQNNSNCVNISKQEHGVMVERQLENDKCTSVRSAWSTFVLKVVSEDLTDNIALLRLLSPDKDGKQRFFVQGIIKNTLGFNFAGMFSYFSGLKNCNMDKDVYLFNMKLLKEQIEKADNTAFHFDGIHKEELNIICQITKRAVDIIIEQDNAFRINKNTNVISTNLMSAYTEISNIIKIVDFCTLSTGKPFDVCQTEQLNNNCVKHSTYISNDSCSFNKQKDSLCKGGPDGNTHKDVATQTHGYLNICTQSHFHDKDKWISRKIPGLGEKIFVNLESWRPGNGSNWSSSDLHIIIEKEDGTIEEDFFTLPIGKCSAGVPGQHSECDEQKQNKKCSRANRLANIAGVAPQTMCQLLPCADNSVTTTGIGMSLAEKEACSLSSSYNSETFNNAQRCSPSRDLYNSLKIVDVNNMNDNDWVEGFVSPDPLLSQCGNIKANRPNFVNQESEKNINLSPDMFSEKQGKKEAFRVLKTALLSRDEHSASRDDEAGPENTSENININDIDLKENDHTNSKDTNWTRSFSRKLKAVGINEHLSPRTSTIGLETHEIFKTQNDPCNSSSGDIEILANYFSFNSPKKSKKCSCVDAVDEVSPLPMVCRRLVSGSPSVKTNLISNDSAGKTPAKNCNKAFTREAQRHGMSSTSKLHHCPASQDPTANDRKHNISSNKCGCSFAYDVHMPLLFTAKPSLLAGRQLMEPTNKSATTQGHRSHKRVKLSACTDKIKKFRQRKKRKARRRNHRKLT; encoded by the coding sequence ATGACCAATAAAAAGGTGGCATGCAAAAGGAAGGGCAATTTTCTAAATGACAAAACTGAAAAATCAGTAGCTATGGAAACTGAAGCACAACAACCTCCACCGAACACTGATGGTTCAGAGGATTCAGGATTTTCCTTTAGACTTGATGATAGCATTACCAATAAAGATAAAAGTTGTATAATAGAAAATGATATCATCATTTTACttgatgaaaacattataatttttGATGATATAGCTTTATATTATGACATCTTCCCAGAAAATGGAGAGCATAGTGATATGCGAGATAATAACACTATGATAAATCTTGAATTTCAAGTACAGAACAACTCAAATTGTGTCAACATTTCTAAGCAGGAGCATGGAGTTATGGTTGAGAGGCAACTGGAGAACGACAAGTGTACATCAGTGCGCAGTGCATGGAGTACATTTGTTCTCAAGGTGGTGAGTGAGGATTTAACGGATAACATTGCTCTCTTAAGATTGCTCTCACCAGATAAAGATGGAAAACAGAGATTTTTTGTTCAAGGTATTATTAAAAATACATTGGGCTTTAATTTTGCTGGCATGTTTTCTTATTTTAGTGGTCTGAAAAATTGTAACATGGATAAAGATGTGTATCTTTTTAATATGAAACTTTTGAAGGAACAAATTGAGAAAGCAGATAACACTGCATTTCATTTTGATGGCATACATAAAGAAGAATTAAACATAATATGCCAGATTACTAAAAGAGCAGTGGATATCATTATTGAACAGGATAATGCATTCAGAATAAATAAGAATACAAATGTCATTTCTACTAATTTAATGAGTGCTTATACAGAGATTTCAAATATTATAAAAATTGTAGACTTTTGCACACTTTCAACAGGAAAGCCTTTTGATGTGTGTCAAACTGAACAATTAAATAACAACTGTGTAAAACACTCAACATACATTTCAAATGATTCCTGCTCCTTCAACAAACAAAAAGATAGTTTATGTAAAGGAGGCCCTGATGGCAATACACACAAAGATGTTGCCACCCAAACCCATGGCTACTTAAATATTTGTACTCAGTCTCACTTTCATGATAAAGACAAATGGATAAGTAGGAAAATTCCAGGTCTTGGAGAGAAAATATTTGTCAATTTAGAGAGTTGGAGGCCAGGAAATGGCAGTAATTGGTCTTCCAGTGACCTTCATATAATAATAGAGAAAGAAGATGGAACCATAGAAGAGGATTTCTTTACACTACCCATTGGAAAGTGTTCAGCTGGTGTTCCTGGACAACATTCAGAATGTGATGAGCAGAAGCAGAATAAGAAGTGTAGCAGAGCAAACAGACTTGCTAACATAGCTGGTGTGGCTCCACAGACAATGTGTCAACTCCTACCTTGTGCAGATAATAGTGTCACCACAACAGGTATAGGAATGAGCCTTGCAGAAAAGGAGGCCTGTTCACTCTCTTCAAGTTATAATAGTGAGACCTTCAATAATGCACAACGGTGCTCTCCCTCAAGAGATTTATACAACAGCTTAAAGATTGTAGATGTAAATAATATGAATGACAATGACTGGGtagaaggttttgtctctcctgatCCATTGTTAAGTCAGTGTGGAAATATAAAGGCAAATAGACCTAATTTTGTTAATCAAGAATCTGAAAAAAACATAAATTTGTCTCCAGATATGTTCAGTGAGAAACAAGGCAAAAAGGAAGCGTTTAGAGTTTTGAAAACTGCTTTACTCTCACGAGATGAACACAGTGCCAGCAGAGATGATGAGGCAGGACCTGAGAATACAAgtgaaaatattaatataaatgaCATTGATCTGAAGGAAAATGATCACACAAACTCTAAAGATACAAACTGGACCAGAAGTTTTTCAAGGAAATTAAAGGCAGTTGGTATCAATGAGCACTTGTCACCAAGAACATCCACAATAGGATTGGAAACTCATGAAATTTTCAAGACACAGAATGATCCTTGCAATTCTTCCTCAGGAGACATTGAAATATTAGCAAACTATTTTTCATTTAATTCGCCCAAAAAAAGCAAAAAGTGTAGTTGTGTAGATGCAGTGGATGAAGTGTCACCATTGCCCATGGTTTGTAGACGATTAGTAAGTGGGAGCCCAAGTGTGAAAACCAATCTCATTTCTAACGACTCTGCAGGTAAGACGCCAGCAAAGAATTGCAACAAAGCCTTTACAAGAGAAGCACAAAGGCATGGTATGAGCAGCACCAGCAAGCTTCATCATTGCCCCGCATCACAAGATCCAACTGCCAATGACAGAAAACATAATATTTCCAGTAACAAATGTGGGTGTTCATTTGCATATGATGTACACATGCCATTACTTTTCACTGCTAAACCTTCCCTGTTGGCAGGTAGACAGCTTATGGAACCAACAAACAAGTCTGCCACTACTCAAGGTCATAGGAGTCACAAACGAGTCAAGCTTAGTGCTTGTACTGATAAGATCAAAAAGTTTAGACAAAGAAAGAAACGTAAGGCCAGGAGGAGAAACCATAGGAAATTAACataa